One part of the Streptomyces lydicus genome encodes these proteins:
- a CDS encoding cysteine desulfurase/sulfurtransferase TusA family protein — MPYFDAASAAPLHPVAREALLASLDEGWADPARLYREGRRARLLLDAAREAAAEAVGCRPDELVFTPSGTHAVHSGVSGVLAARRRAGRRLVHSAVEHSSVLHAAEVHEAAGGTRAEVAVNGAGRVAAGDVAAALTGDTALVAVQSANHEVGTEQPVEEVAGLCQEAGVPLLVDAAQSLPWGRVPGAWSVLAASAHKWGGPPGVGLLVVRKGTRFAPQGPADERESGRSAGFENLPAIVAAAASLRALRGPETSAEAARLRTLVDRIRTRVPELVPDVEVVGDPVHRLPHLVTFSCLYVDGETLLGELDRAGFSVSSGSSCTSSTLIPSHVLRAMGVLSEGNVRVSLPYGTAEAEVERFLEVLPGLVRSVRERLGVPAAPAEAPEAAAPQGAPAGTAAEPADLVVDALGRRCPIPVIELAKVIGRVPVGGTVTVLSDDEAARQDIPAWCTMREQEYVGERAAERGAAYVVRRRV; from the coding sequence GTGCCCTACTTCGACGCCGCGTCCGCCGCCCCCCTGCACCCCGTCGCCCGCGAGGCCCTGCTCGCCTCGCTGGACGAGGGCTGGGCCGATCCGGCCCGCCTCTACCGCGAAGGGCGCCGCGCCCGGCTGCTGCTGGACGCCGCCCGGGAGGCCGCGGCCGAGGCCGTCGGCTGTCGTCCGGACGAGCTGGTTTTCACCCCATCGGGGACACATGCGGTGCATTCGGGAGTGTCCGGCGTGCTGGCGGCCCGCCGGCGTGCCGGCCGCCGGCTGGTGCACTCCGCCGTGGAGCACTCCTCCGTCCTGCATGCCGCGGAGGTCCATGAGGCGGCCGGCGGCACCCGTGCGGAGGTGGCGGTGAACGGCGCCGGGCGGGTGGCGGCGGGTGACGTGGCCGCGGCGCTCACCGGGGACACCGCGCTGGTGGCCGTGCAGTCCGCCAATCACGAGGTGGGGACGGAACAGCCGGTCGAGGAGGTGGCCGGGCTGTGCCAGGAGGCCGGGGTGCCCCTGTTGGTGGACGCCGCGCAGTCGCTGCCGTGGGGGCGGGTGCCCGGTGCCTGGTCGGTGCTGGCGGCCAGCGCGCACAAATGGGGCGGCCCGCCCGGGGTGGGGCTGCTCGTGGTCCGCAAGGGGACCCGGTTCGCGCCCCAGGGGCCGGCGGACGAGCGGGAGTCGGGCCGCAGCGCCGGGTTCGAGAACCTTCCGGCGATCGTGGCGGCCGCGGCGTCGCTGCGTGCCCTGCGGGGCCCGGAGACGTCCGCCGAGGCGGCCCGGCTGCGGACGCTGGTGGACCGGATCCGGACGCGGGTGCCGGAGCTGGTCCCGGACGTGGAGGTGGTCGGCGATCCGGTGCACCGTCTCCCCCATCTGGTCACCTTCTCCTGTCTCTATGTCGACGGGGAGACGTTGCTGGGCGAGCTCGACCGGGCCGGCTTCTCCGTCTCGTCCGGTTCGTCCTGCACGTCGAGCACGCTGATCCCGAGCCATGTGCTGCGGGCGATGGGCGTGCTGTCCGAGGGGAACGTCCGGGTGTCGCTGCCGTACGGCACGGCCGAGGCGGAGGTGGAGCGGTTCCTGGAGGTGCTGCCGGGGCTGGTGCGGTCGGTGCGGGAGCGGCTGGGGGTGCCCGCGGCGCCGGCGGAGGCCCCGGAGGCGGCTGCGCCGCAGGGCGCACCGGCCGGGACGGCCGCCGAGCCGGCGGACCTGGTCGTCGACGCGCTCGGCAGGCGCTGCCCGATCCCGGTCATCGAGCTGGCGAAGGTGATCGGCCGGGTGCCGGTCGGCGGGACGGTGACGGTGCTCTCCGACGACGAGGCGGCCCGGCAGGACATCCCCGCCTGGTGCACGATGCGTGAGCAGGAGTACGTCGGGGAGCGGGCAGCCGAACGCGGCGCCGCGTATGTGGTGCGGCGCCGCGTCTGA
- the ctaC gene encoding aa3-type cytochrome oxidase subunit II: MSPNGSDRSSRRPMRRKLPQVLAAGLVLATATGCTYKDFPRLGMPTPVTDEAPRILSLWQGSWAAALATGVLVWGLIIWSVIFHRRSRTKVEVPAQTRYNMPIEALYTIVPFIIIAVLFYFTARDESALLKTSKKPDHVVNVVGFQWSWAFNYLENVDGNKSTTNINSSALSAIPDKWKKTAPAGADGVYDTGTPGERNPQTGNPGPTLWLPKGETVQFVLTSRDVIHSFWVVPFLMKQDVIPGHTNVFEVTPNKEGTFMGKCAELCGVDHSRMLFNVKVVSPERYRAHLKDLAKKGQTGYLPSGIKQTDHARNAETKNQ; the protein is encoded by the coding sequence GTGAGTCCCAACGGCTCCGACCGCTCGTCGCGGCGCCCGATGCGGCGGAAGCTGCCGCAGGTGCTTGCTGCGGGCCTGGTCCTGGCGACCGCTACTGGTTGCACATATAAGGACTTCCCCCGCCTCGGCATGCCAACGCCCGTCACCGACGAGGCGCCGCGGATCCTCTCTCTTTGGCAGGGCTCCTGGGCCGCCGCCCTCGCAACGGGCGTGCTGGTGTGGGGCCTGATCATTTGGAGCGTGATCTTCCACCGCCGCAGCAGGACCAAGGTGGAGGTCCCCGCGCAGACCCGGTACAACATGCCGATCGAGGCGTTGTACACGATCGTCCCCTTCATCATCATCGCGGTGCTGTTCTACTTCACCGCGCGTGATGAGAGCGCGCTCCTCAAGACTTCCAAGAAGCCGGACCACGTCGTCAACGTGGTGGGCTTCCAGTGGAGCTGGGCGTTCAACTACCTGGAGAACGTGGACGGCAACAAGTCGACCACGAACATCAACTCCAGCGCGCTCTCCGCCATCCCGGACAAGTGGAAGAAGACCGCGCCGGCCGGTGCCGACGGTGTCTACGACACGGGTACCCCGGGCGAGCGGAACCCGCAGACCGGCAACCCCGGTCCCACCCTGTGGCTGCCGAAGGGCGAGACGGTCCAGTTCGTGCTGACCTCTCGTGACGTCATCCACTCCTTCTGGGTGGTGCCGTTCCTGATGAAGCAGGACGTCATCCCGGGCCACACCAACGTCTTCGAGGTGACTCCCAACAAGGAGGGCACCTTCATGGGCAAGTGCGCCGAGCTCTGCGGCGTCGACCACTCCCGGATGCTCTTCAACGTCAAGGTCGTGTCCCCCGAGCGTTACCGGGCACACCTGAAGGACCTGGCGAAGAAGGGCCAGACCGGATACCTGCCGTCGGGCATCAAGCAGACGGATCACGCCAGGAATGCGGAGACGAAGAACCAGTGA
- the ctaD gene encoding aa3-type cytochrome oxidase subunit I, producing the protein MSILNEPQGAAADTAPAAPPVRKKQPGIAAVKWLTTTDHKTIGTMYLVTSFAFFCVGGLMALLMRAELARPGTQIMSNEQFNQAFTMHGTIMLLMFATPLFAGFANWIMPLQIGAPDVAFPRLNMFAYWLYLFGSLIAVAGFLTPQGAADFGWFAYSPLSDAVRSPGVGADMWIMGLAFSGFGTILGSVNFITTIICMRAPGMTMFRMPIFTWNVLLTGVLVLLAFPVLAAALFALEADRKFGAHVFDAANGGALLWQHLFWFFGHPEVYIIALPFFGIISEVIPVFSRKPMFGYIGLIAATISIAGLSVTVWAHHMYVTGGVLLPFFSFMTFLIAVPTGVKFFNWIGTMWKGSLSFETPMLWAVGFLITFTFGGLTGVILASPPMDFHISDSYFVVAHFHYVVFGTVVFAMFSGFHFWWPKFTGKMLDERLGKITFWTLFIGFHGTFLVQHWLGAEGMPRRYADYLAADGFTTLNTISTISSFLLGLSILPFMYNVWKTAKYGKKVEVDDPWGYGRSLEWATSCPPPRHNFLTLPRIRSESPAFDLHHPEIAALDALHNGHGAADDKSLAGGKEAGK; encoded by the coding sequence GTGAGCATCCTCAACGAACCTCAGGGTGCCGCCGCCGATACGGCTCCGGCAGCACCGCCCGTACGCAAGAAGCAACCCGGTATCGCTGCCGTGAAGTGGCTGACGACCACTGACCACAAGACCATCGGCACGATGTACCTGGTCACGTCGTTCGCGTTCTTCTGCGTCGGCGGCCTGATGGCGCTGCTGATGCGCGCCGAGCTGGCCCGTCCCGGCACGCAGATCATGTCGAACGAGCAGTTCAACCAGGCGTTCACGATGCACGGCACGATCATGCTGCTGATGTTCGCGACGCCGCTGTTCGCCGGATTCGCGAACTGGATCATGCCGCTGCAGATCGGCGCGCCCGACGTGGCGTTCCCGCGGCTGAACATGTTCGCCTACTGGCTGTACCTCTTCGGCTCGCTGATCGCGGTGGCCGGCTTCCTCACCCCGCAGGGTGCGGCGGACTTCGGCTGGTTCGCCTACTCCCCGCTGTCGGACGCGGTCCGCTCGCCGGGCGTCGGCGCCGACATGTGGATCATGGGTCTGGCCTTCTCGGGCTTCGGCACGATCCTCGGTTCGGTCAACTTCATCACGACGATCATCTGCATGCGGGCCCCCGGCATGACGATGTTCCGGATGCCGATCTTCACCTGGAACGTGCTGCTGACCGGTGTGCTGGTCCTGCTGGCCTTCCCGGTCCTGGCCGCCGCGCTGTTCGCCCTGGAGGCGGACCGTAAATTCGGTGCCCATGTATTCGACGCCGCAAATGGCGGGGCATTGCTGTGGCAGCACCTCTTCTGGTTCTTCGGCCATCCAGAGGTGTACATCATCGCCCTGCCGTTCTTCGGCATCATTTCCGAGGTCATTCCGGTCTTCTCCCGGAAGCCGATGTTCGGTTACATCGGTCTGATCGCGGCGACGATTTCGATCGCCGGCCTTTCGGTCACGGTGTGGGCGCACCACATGTACGTCACGGGCGGCGTGCTGTTGCCGTTCTTCTCGTTCATGACGTTCCTGATCGCGGTGCCGACCGGTGTGAAGTTCTTCAACTGGATCGGCACGATGTGGAAGGGCTCGCTGTCCTTCGAGACGCCGATGCTGTGGGCGGTCGGCTTCCTGATCACCTTCACCTTCGGTGGTCTGACCGGTGTCATCCTGGCCTCGCCGCCGATGGACTTCCACATCTCCGACTCGTACTTCGTGGTGGCGCACTTCCACTACGTGGTCTTCGGCACGGTCGTCTTCGCGATGTTCTCCGGCTTCCACTTCTGGTGGCCGAAGTTCACCGGCAAGATGCTGGACGAGCGCCTCGGCAAGATCACCTTCTGGACGCTGTTCATCGGCTTCCACGGCACCTTCCTCGTCCAGCACTGGCTGGGCGCCGAGGGCATGCCGCGGCGTTACGCGGACTACCTCGCGGCCGACGGCTTCACGACGCTGAACACCATCTCGACGATCAGCTCGTTCCTGTTGGGCCTGTCGATCCTGCCCTTCATGTACAACGTCTGGAAGACGGCGAAGTACGGCAAGAAGGTCGAGGTCGACGACCCGTGGGGCTACGGCCGCTCGCTGGAGTGGGCGACCTCCTGCCCGCCGCCGCGGCACAACTTCCTCACGCTGCCCCGGATTCGCTCCGAATCCCCGGCGTTCGACCTGCACCACCCGGAGATCGCGGCTCTCGACGCGCTGCACAACGGTCACGGCGCGGCGGATGACAAGTCCCTCGCCGGCGGCAAGGAGGCGGGCAAGTGA
- a CDS encoding cytochrome c oxidase subunit 4 codes for MRIQGKMFIWLSVFVLAMAVVYGVWSKEPAGTTALFLAFGLCIMVGYYLAFTARRVDAGAQDNEDAEVSDDAGELGFFSPHSWQPLSLAVGGALAFLGVVFGWWLLYFSAPVILVGLFGWVFEYYRGENRTQ; via the coding sequence GTGAGAATCCAGGGCAAGATGTTCATCTGGCTCTCGGTCTTCGTCCTGGCCATGGCGGTCGTCTACGGCGTCTGGTCGAAGGAGCCCGCGGGCACCACGGCACTCTTCCTCGCCTTCGGCCTGTGCATCATGGTCGGCTACTACCTGGCCTTCACGGCCCGGCGGGTCGACGCGGGTGCTCAGGACAACGAGGACGCCGAGGTCTCGGACGACGCCGGTGAGCTGGGCTTCTTCAGCCCGCACAGCTGGCAGCCGCTGTCCCTGGCGGTCGGCGGTGCGCTGGCCTTCCTGGGCGTCGTCTTCGGCTGGTGGCTGCTGTACTTCTCGGCCCCGGTGATCCTCGTCGGCCTCTTCGGCTGGGTCTTCGAGTACTACCGCGGCGAGAACCGCACCCAGTGA
- a CDS encoding L,D-transpeptidase, which yields MSYRPRTRTVLSCGLLLVPLAVSTAACGGSASEQLSANPYDASDQITANTPDGKKKADPDKPLEVSVKDSDARITDVTATDSTGRFIRGELSADGRHWRTTVPLAAGTRYTVQVNTEDEDGSPGRKTLVVNTTDADGQLTATFGPESGEYGVGQPVTAELSQPIKDAKARAVVESALKVDSMPRVEGSWHWVDDKKLHFRPKEYWPAHATISVHSNLTGLKIAKGLYGGQSKPIRLTTGDRVEAVTDAASHQMTVKRNGQSINTIPVTTGKPGFSTRNGVKVVLGKESFVRMRSSTVGIAAGSSDSYDLPVYWATRVTWSGEYVHAAPWSVGSQGAANVSHGCTGMSTSNAQWFFNTVRVGDLVTVINSGGDTMTPFDNGFGDWNMPWKEWRAGSALKNKAGSTTGAAERQQDPGSDARLRPRI from the coding sequence ATGAGTTACAGACCTCGAACCCGGACGGTGCTGAGCTGCGGCCTCCTGCTCGTGCCCCTCGCGGTGAGCACCGCCGCGTGCGGGGGCTCGGCGTCGGAACAGCTCTCCGCCAATCCTTACGACGCGAGCGACCAGATCACCGCCAACACCCCTGACGGCAAGAAGAAAGCGGACCCCGACAAGCCGCTTGAGGTCTCCGTCAAGGACTCCGACGCCCGGATCACGGACGTCACCGCCACCGATTCCACCGGCCGCTTCATCCGCGGCGAACTGAGCGCCGACGGCCGGCACTGGCGCACCACCGTGCCACTGGCCGCCGGCACCCGCTACACCGTTCAGGTCAACACCGAGGACGAGGACGGCTCGCCCGGCCGCAAGACGCTGGTGGTCAACACCACCGACGCGGACGGCCAGTTGACCGCGACCTTCGGCCCGGAGAGCGGCGAGTACGGCGTCGGCCAGCCGGTCACCGCCGAGCTGAGCCAGCCCATCAAGGACGCCAAGGCCCGGGCCGTCGTCGAGAGCGCCCTGAAGGTCGACTCGATGCCCCGCGTCGAGGGCTCCTGGCACTGGGTGGACGACAAGAAGCTGCACTTCCGCCCGAAGGAGTACTGGCCCGCCCACGCCACTATCTCGGTGCACAGCAACCTCACCGGCCTGAAGATCGCCAAGGGGCTCTACGGCGGGCAGTCCAAGCCCATCAGGCTCACCACCGGCGACCGCGTGGAGGCCGTCACCGACGCGGCCTCGCACCAGATGACGGTCAAGCGCAACGGCCAGTCGATCAACACCATCCCGGTGACCACCGGCAAGCCCGGCTTCTCCACCCGCAACGGCGTCAAGGTCGTGCTCGGCAAGGAGAGCTTCGTACGGATGCGCAGTTCGACCGTCGGCATCGCCGCCGGCAGCTCCGACTCCTACGACCTGCCGGTCTACTGGGCCACCCGGGTGACGTGGAGCGGTGAGTACGTCCACGCCGCACCCTGGTCCGTCGGATCGCAGGGCGCGGCGAACGTCAGCCACGGCTGTACGGGCATGTCCACCAGCAACGCCCAGTGGTTCTTCAACACCGTGCGGGTGGGCGACCTGGTCACGGTCATCAACAGCGGCGGGGACACCATGACGCCGTTCGACAACGGCTTCGGTGACTGGAACATGCCCTGGAAGGAATGGCGGGCCGGCAGCGCGCTGAAGAACAAGGCAGGCAGCACCACAGGGGCCGCGGAGCGCCAGCAGGACCCGGGCAGCGACGCCCGGCTCCGGCCGAGGATCTGA
- the ctaE gene encoding aa3-type cytochrome oxidase subunit III, whose amino-acid sequence MSVVATATTVETGHAHPSVNRPNLTSVGTIIWLSSELMFFAALFAMYFTLRSVTGSAYWKESASALNLPFSATNTTILVLSSLTCQLGVFAAERGDVKKLRAWFVVTFIMGAIFIGGQVFEYTELVKHEGLSLSSGPYGSVFYLTTGFHGLHVTGGLIAFLLVLGRTYAAKRFTHTQATAAIVVSYYWHFVDVVWIGLFATIYLIR is encoded by the coding sequence ATGTCGGTCGTGGCGACAGCAACGACAGTAGAAACCGGGCACGCGCACCCGTCGGTCAATCGGCCGAACCTCACCAGCGTCGGAACCATCATCTGGCTGAGTTCCGAGCTGATGTTCTTCGCGGCCCTCTTCGCGATGTACTTCACCCTTCGATCGGTGACCGGATCCGCGTATTGGAAGGAATCCGCCAGTGCGCTGAATCTTCCGTTCTCCGCGACCAACACCACGATCCTGGTGCTCAGCTCGCTGACCTGCCAGCTCGGCGTTTTCGCGGCCGAGCGCGGCGACGTCAAGAAGCTCCGCGCGTGGTTCGTGGTCACCTTCATCATGGGTGCGATCTTCATCGGCGGTCAGGTCTTCGAGTACACGGAGCTGGTCAAGCACGAGGGCCTGTCGCTCTCGTCCGGCCCGTACGGCTCGGTGTTCTACCTGACCACCGGTTTCCACGGACTGCACGTGACGGGCGGTCTGATCGCCTTCCTGCTGGTCCTGGGCAGGACGTACGCGGCCAAGAGGTTCACCCACACGCAGGCCACCGCGGCCATCGTTGTGTCCTACTACTGGCACTTCGTCGATGTCGTCTGGATCGGCCTCTTCGCCACGATCTATCTGATCCGGTAA
- the qcrC gene encoding cytochrome bc1 complex diheme cytochrome c subunit, which yields MKKLSARRRHPLAALVVLLFALAVTGGLYAAFAPADKAQADDTAQSLAIKEGKKLYAVGCASCHGTGGQGTSDGPSLVGVGAAAVDFQVGTGRMPAQQPGAQVPRKKPIYNNAQREQLAAYVASLGPGPSVPDKSEYSSDGANIGKGGELFRTNCAQCHNFTGKGGALTNGKFAPTLEGVDPKHIYEAMQTGPQNMPSFGDGSLSKQNKKDIIAYLGAVNGDESESPGGLDLGGLGPVSEGLFGYIFGLGALVAVAIWVAARTTKAKKS from the coding sequence GTGAAAAAGCTCTCCGCACGACGGCGCCATCCGCTGGCGGCGCTCGTCGTCCTACTCTTCGCGCTGGCGGTCACCGGGGGGCTGTACGCCGCGTTCGCGCCGGCGGACAAGGCTCAGGCCGATGACACCGCCCAGTCCCTTGCCATCAAGGAGGGCAAGAAGCTCTACGCCGTCGGCTGCGCAAGCTGCCACGGCACCGGCGGTCAGGGCACCTCTGACGGCCCGAGCCTGGTCGGCGTGGGCGCCGCAGCCGTTGACTTCCAGGTCGGTACCGGCCGCATGCCCGCCCAGCAGCCCGGCGCCCAGGTGCCGCGGAAGAAGCCGATCTACAACAACGCCCAGCGCGAGCAGCTGGCGGCGTACGTGGCCTCGCTGGGCCCCGGCCCGTCCGTCCCGGACAAGTCCGAGTACAGCTCCGACGGTGCCAACATCGGCAAGGGCGGCGAGCTGTTCCGCACCAACTGCGCGCAGTGCCACAACTTCACCGGTAAGGGCGGTGCCCTCACCAACGGCAAGTTCGCACCGACGCTCGAGGGCGTGGACCCGAAGCACATCTACGAGGCCATGCAGACCGGCCCGCAGAACATGCCCTCCTTCGGTGACGGCTCGCTGAGCAAGCAGAACAAGAAGGACATCATCGCGTACCTCGGCGCCGTCAACGGCGATGAATCCGAGAGCCCCGGCGGCCTCGACCTCGGCGGTCTCGGCCCGGTCAGTGAGGGTCTCTTCGGCTACATCTTCGGCCTGGGCGCGCTGGTCGCGGTCGCCATCTGGGTCGCAGCCCGGACTACGAAGGCCAAGAAGTCATGA
- the qcrA gene encoding cytochrome bc1 complex Rieske iron-sulfur subunit: MSETGRHEDVPEEILPGEQSAHKGAVSTADNPFADPGLPAHEHRAQDIDERAARRSERTVALLFLVSMIATVGFIAAYVAIPIDKIVFIWPIGHISALNFALGLTLGAALFCIGAGAVHWARTLMSDVEVADDRHPIEAEPEVKAKVLADFKMGAEESQFGRRKLIRNTMFGALALVPLSGVVLLRDLGPLPGTKLRTTNWKKGVRLVNQSTNLPLRPEDIAVGSLTFAKPEGLEEDQEDFNEKIAKDALMLVRIQPQDIKDKKELAWSHEGIVAYSKICTHVGCPISLYEQQTHHVLCPCHQSTFDLSDGGRVIFGPAGHALPQLHITVKDGFLEAASSFAEPVGPSFWERG; this comes from the coding sequence ATGAGCGAGACTGGACGACACGAAGACGTGCCAGAAGAAATTCTTCCCGGTGAGCAGTCGGCTCACAAAGGCGCGGTGAGCACGGCGGACAACCCGTTCGCCGACCCGGGGCTGCCGGCCCACGAGCACCGCGCCCAGGACATCGACGAGCGGGCCGCCCGGCGCTCCGAGCGCACGGTCGCCCTGCTCTTCCTGGTGTCCATGATCGCGACGGTCGGCTTCATCGCCGCGTACGTGGCGATCCCGATCGACAAGATCGTGTTCATCTGGCCGATCGGGCACATCAGCGCGCTGAACTTCGCGCTCGGCCTGACGCTGGGTGCCGCCCTCTTCTGCATCGGCGCCGGCGCGGTCCACTGGGCCCGCACGCTGATGTCGGACGTGGAGGTCGCCGACGACCGTCACCCGATCGAGGCCGAGCCCGAGGTCAAGGCCAAGGTCCTGGCCGACTTCAAGATGGGCGCGGAGGAGTCGCAGTTCGGCCGCCGCAAGCTGATCCGCAACACGATGTTCGGCGCGCTGGCCCTGGTGCCGCTCTCCGGCGTCGTCCTGCTGCGTGACCTCGGGCCGCTGCCCGGCACGAAGCTGCGGACCACCAACTGGAAGAAGGGCGTCCGGCTCGTCAACCAGTCCACGAACCTTCCGCTGCGTCCCGAGGACATCGCGGTCGGCTCCCTGACCTTCGCCAAGCCCGAGGGCCTGGAGGAGGACCAGGAGGACTTCAACGAGAAGATCGCCAAGGACGCCCTGATGCTCGTGCGGATCCAGCCGCAGGACATCAAGGACAAGAAGGAACTCGCCTGGTCCCACGAGGGCATCGTGGCGTACTCGAAGATCTGCACCCACGTGGGTTGCCCGATCAGCCTGTACGAGCAGCAGACGCACCACGTGCTCTGCCCCTGCCACCAGTCGACCTTCGACCTGTCCGACGGCGGTCGGGTGATCTTCGGTCCGGCCGGTCACGCCCTGCCGCAGCTGCACATCACGGTGAAGGACGGCTTCCTCGAGGCCGCTAGCAGCTTCGCGGAGCCCGTCGGCCCGAGCTTCTGGGAGCGCGGATGA
- the qcrB gene encoding cytochrome bc1 complex cytochrome b subunit, with protein sequence MSNETTATTTRRGPAPRGERIADWADGRLGIYSLAKSNLRKIFPDHWSFMLGEVALYSFVIIILTGVYLTLFFHPSMAEVTYHGSYVPMQGIRMTQAFESTLNISFDVRGGLLIRQIHHWAALVFLAAMMVHMMRVFFTGAFRKPREVNWLFGFLLFVLGMFTGFTGYSLPDDLLSGTGVRFIEGVILAMPLVGSYLQMFIFGGEFPGHDIIPRFFTVHVLLLPGIMLGLLVAHLILVFYHKHTQFPGAGKTNDNVVGMPLMPVYMAKAGGFFFLVFGVISAIAAIASINPVWAIGPYRPDQVSTGAQPDWYMGFAEGLVRVMPGWEWNFWGHTVNFGVLIPILIFPLVLVAIAVYPFVESWVRGDKREHHILDRPRNVPTRTGFGVAWLVAYFVMLIGGGNDLWATHFHLSINSITWFVRIAFFVGPVLAFIATKRICLGLQRRDRDKVLHGRETGIIKRLPHGEFIEVHEPLDQEQLHVLTQHEQPKPLELGPEVDENGVERKLKLSQKLRAKLSRAYYEEDNVIPKPTVEEYKEISSGHGHH encoded by the coding sequence ATGAGTAACGAGACAACCGCGACCACCACGCGCCGGGGCCCGGCGCCACGGGGTGAGCGGATCGCCGACTGGGCGGACGGCCGGCTGGGCATCTACAGCCTCGCCAAGTCCAACCTGCGCAAGATCTTCCCGGACCACTGGTCCTTCATGCTGGGCGAGGTCGCGCTCTACAGCTTCGTCATCATCATCCTGACCGGTGTCTATCTGACGCTGTTCTTCCACCCGAGCATGGCCGAGGTGACCTATCACGGTTCCTACGTGCCCATGCAGGGAATCCGGATGACCCAGGCGTTCGAGTCGACGCTGAACATCAGCTTCGACGTCCGCGGTGGTCTGCTCATCCGGCAGATCCACCACTGGGCCGCGCTGGTCTTCCTGGCCGCGATGATGGTCCACATGATGCGGGTGTTCTTCACCGGCGCCTTCCGCAAGCCGCGTGAGGTCAACTGGCTGTTCGGCTTCCTGCTGTTCGTGCTGGGCATGTTCACCGGCTTCACCGGCTACTCGCTCCCCGACGACCTGCTCTCCGGCACCGGCGTGCGGTTCATCGAGGGCGTCATCCTGGCGATGCCGCTGGTCGGTTCGTACCTGCAGATGTTCATCTTCGGGGGCGAGTTCCCCGGGCACGACATCATCCCGAGGTTCTTCACGGTCCACGTGCTGCTGCTGCCCGGCATCATGCTCGGCCTGCTGGTCGCGCACCTGATCCTGGTCTTCTACCACAAGCACACCCAGTTCCCGGGGGCCGGCAAGACCAACGACAACGTCGTGGGCATGCCGCTGATGCCGGTCTACATGGCCAAGGCCGGAGGCTTCTTCTTCCTGGTCTTCGGTGTGATCTCGGCGATCGCCGCGATCGCCAGCATCAACCCCGTGTGGGCCATAGGGCCGTACCGGCCGGACCAGGTCTCCACTGGTGCGCAGCCGGACTGGTACATGGGCTTCGCCGAGGGCCTGGTGCGTGTCATGCCGGGCTGGGAGTGGAACTTCTGGGGCCACACCGTCAACTTCGGCGTGCTGATCCCGATCCTGATCTTCCCCCTGGTCCTGGTCGCCATCGCGGTCTACCCGTTCGTCGAGTCCTGGGTCCGCGGCGACAAGCGCGAGCACCACATCCTGGACCGCCCGCGCAACGTCCCCACCCGCACCGGCTTCGGTGTGGCCTGGCTGGTCGCGTACTTCGTGATGCTGATCGGCGGCGGCAACGACCTGTGGGCGACGCACTTCCACCTGTCGATCAACTCGATCACCTGGTTCGTCCGGATCGCGTTCTTCGTCGGGCCGGTGCTGGCCTTCATCGCCACCAAGCGGATCTGCCTGGGCCTGCAGCGGCGGGACCGCGACAAGGTGCTGCACGGTCGCGAGACCGGCATCATCAAGCGCCTGCCGCACGGTGAGTTCATCGAGGTCCACGAGCCGCTTGACCAGGAGCAGCTGCACGTCCTCACGCAGCACGAGCAGCCCAAGCCGCTCGAGCTGGGTCCGGAGGTCGACGAGAACGGCGTGGAGCGCAAGCTGAAGCTGTCGCAGAAGCTGCGCGCCAAGCTCTCGCGGGCCTACTACGAAGAGGACAACGTCATTCCCAAGCCCACGGTGGAGGAGTACAAGGAGATCAGCAGCGGCCACGGCCACCACTGA